CGGAGTGGTATTCGGTGGCTACAAATATTCCTTGAAGTTGTGACGATAATGAGACGTTCGCTGTTGGTTGTGGTGGTAACCGTTTTACTCGGTTTTGTTACAGGATGTAAGTTGTCTTCATAGGAGTGGTTCTATCAGCTGATATTAATGTttgactctttttttttcgaatcaTTACAGCACCACTTCTTgattggggaaaaaaagatgGTGATAGCTTGCTTGGGTAGGTCTAGCAGACGGCATTAAATCACTCTTCCATCCATTCAAAGCTAATAGAACACTTTTACTCTAAAAAGCAAAGTggcaacaatcaaacaaaccgtTTACGAAAAGAAACGAGAGTTCTTGAACGGAGTCAACGAGAAAGTTTCAAAGATGCTCTGGATTCCACCATGGCCATCGTCGACAACGGAAGTAACACCGGTCAGTGGTTTACCGCAGCACGATCCAGTTCCTGAAACGCCTAGCATCTGGTGGTGGCAAACAACGGAAGAACCTCATGCCAACACCATCGCTACAACGACAACGACGCAAGCCTCGATCATCTCCACGACACAATCTTCTTCAACAACTTCTGCTCCGGTTAGAACCCCACCGAACAATGATCGTCTTGTGTTTACCGTAGCCGACACAAACGAACTGGAACTGCCGAACGTTTTCATGGTAGGTGCATCGTGAAACGGATTATTGCAAAGCTGATCTTAACCTTACGCGCTTCTCCTTCTTTAGTTTGCTCGAAGCAGTTTC
This Anopheles marshallii chromosome 3, idAnoMarsDA_429_01, whole genome shotgun sequence DNA region includes the following protein-coding sequences:
- the LOC128715178 gene encoding uncharacterized protein LOC128715178; translation: MRRSLLVVVVTVLLGFVTGSPLLDWGKKDGDSLLGKVATIKQTVYEKKREFLNGVNEKVSKMLWIPPWPSSTTEVTPVSGLPQHDPVPETPSIWWWQTTEEPHANTIATTTTTQASIISTTQSSSTTSAPVRTPPNNDRLVFTVADTNELELPNVFMFARSSFIPPELRLTDSTEYVGPVLGGGPPTSPDHLSDRLVVA